The sequence CATGGGGGCATTATCAAATACGGTATGGAAGCGGGGGGCGAGGATTTCGATGGTCAATGTTATGTTTTCGACAATCGCGTCACTGTGCCCGTAAACCAGGTCAATCCGGCCATCGTATCGACCTGTTTCCGGTGCGGTACCGCAACAAGCCGGATGATTAACTGCGCCAGCCCATCCTGTAACAACCATATTACCCTCTGCGAAAACTGCGGAGACGAACACGGTGGCACCTGTACTGACGACTGCAAAAAAGATCCTAATTTACGGGCATACGACGGTACGGGCTATTACGGGAAGCAAACCCAAAGCTACTCGCCGATGCAGGGCTACGTCAGTCGACGGGGGCAACGGGTTGAGGTATCGATTCAGGTTGACTAGTTTCTGGACTGCTTTTATTTCGATCAGTGAGCCTGTTGTGTCTGGCTTCGACAAGCCATTGGCTATCCGCTAGATCTGTCTGTCCGGGCAGCAAAAACGCAAAGCTTAATCAGCACATACCTGCCCCTGAATCACTTCCCGAATTCGATACGTCGGTTTGTGACCAGCCTCAAAATAGGTCCGCATCTGTATCTCGGCAATAAAGCCAAATGCCAGTAAATTAAGTCCACCCAGCAGCAGCACAGCAATCAGTATGAGCCAAGAGGTCAGATTGCTTATCTCACCAAACAGTTTCTGCACCAGCAAAAACAGACTCACTCCTACCCCCAACAGAAGAGAGATGGCAGCTACTGGCCCAAACAGCCGCATCGGCCGACGGAAATAGCGCTGCAAAAACAGCACAACCAGTAAGTCATTCAACACGGGGCCGATTCGACCCAATCCGTATTTAGAAACGCCGTGAATTCGTGGATGATGCCGTACATCTATTTGTGTCATTCGGCTTCCCTGCATAGCCGCCAGTACGGGTATGAAACGGTGCAGTTCGCCATAAAGACCTAATTTCTGCGCTACTTCGCGCCGAAAAATTTTGAGCGTACAGCCATAATCCTTCAGGTAAACGCCCGTCATCCGGCGAATCAACGCATTGGCAATGCGGCTGGGTATTTTGCGAAGCAGGAATCCGTCCTGACGATTGGCCCGATTGCCAGCTACCACATCCCAATTTTCTGTCTGCGCCAGTTTAAGCATAACCGGAATATCAGCCGGATCATTTTGCAGATCACCGTCCAGCGTAACGATGTATTCGCCCGTTGCGGCTTCGACACCAGCGGCCAGCGCGGTGGTTTGCCCATAATTCCGGGCCAGCACGATCAATTTCGTTCGATTATCGGCAAACTGCCTGGCAATCGTTACGGTAGCATCTCTGGAGCCATCATCGACCAGTATCAACTCGTAGCGAAGTGTCGAGAGTGCTTCACGGATGCGTTCCAGCAGCGGTCGAACATTATCGGCTTCGTTGTAAAGCGGCACAACAACCGAAACCAGTGAATCAGACATCATACGAAACTGGGTTACTGGCCGACTGTATGCCTAAAGGTTTGCTCATTACATAATCATTCATCCAATAAGGTCCAATGGCAATATCCTCTTCATACAATACCCGAAATCCTTGTTTTTCGTAGAACGTTCGGGCCTTGTTATACCGATTTACGTTCAGCAGAAGCTCTTCTCCGCCCAACGACTGGCATCGGGTTTCAACCTCTGTCATCAGCGTTTTGCCCAAACCACTCCCCTGCTGAGTGGGCAAAACATAAATTTTATGCAGTTTGAATATCTTATTATCTGGTCCATACGGCGCAAAAGCGGCAAATCCTTTTAACTCTGTCGTTTGTTGATCACCCTCGGTTTCGAGCAATACAAACGTATGACCAAGCGTAGTCATCTGTTCCAGAAGCGCTTCAGGTGCATAAATTGTCGTAAACATATACTCGATTTGCTCCGATGATAATATAGGGCGGTAGGTCGGTTCCCAGATTTGCTCCTGCAGCCGGATAATAGCCGGAATGTCGGCGGAAGTAGCAGTACGAAGTTTAAACGGCACGTTCAGTCGTATTTACGTAGTTTTGCAACAAATATAGTAAGTCAGCCAATAGGCATCCGTTGCGGGCAACGAGTATCCTGCCTCAACATTCATTTATTGACTGACAACTGATGACAATTGACTTTTTATGGCCGAGCAAAAGCCTCTGATTTTAATAACGAACGACGATGGTATCACATCCCATGGGATTCGGACACTCGTTGAATTGATGAAACAAGTAGGTTCGGTGGTCGTGGTTGCCCCGAATAGCCCTCAGTCGGGGATGGGTCATGCCATCACGATATCTAATCCGATTCGACTTTATCCTTCCGATATCTTTGGCGATGTTCCGGCCTATGAATGTTCGGGCACTCCGGCCGACTGTGTCAAACTGGCCAAACATCATGTGTTGAAAGACCGCTCTCCCGATTTGGTTGTGAGTGGTATCAATCATGGCAGTAATTCATCGATCAGTATTCTGTATTCTGGCACGATGTCGGCGGCCATTGAAGCGGCTATCGAAGGGATACCGGCCATTGGCTTCTCGCTGGGCGACTTTACGAGCAAGGCTGATTTTTCGCATGCGCATGAGCATATCCTGAGCATTGTTCGTATGGTGCTGGAACGTGGCCTTCAGCGCGGAACAGCACTGAACGTCAATTTTCCGGCCAAAGCTGCCGAACCCTTGAAAGGCATTCGGATCTGCCGCCAGGCCAATGCGAAATGGCAGGAAGTGTTCGACGAACGGCGCGACCCACACGGTCGACGGTATTTCTGGCTGGCGGGGGATTTCGTTAATTTCGACTCCCATGCCGAAGATACTGACGAATATGCTCTTTCTCAGAACTATACGTCTGTTGTACCCTGTCATTATGACCTGACCTCATATGGCATGTTGGATGAACTAAAAAACTGGAACCTTTAATAGCTTTCCGTTTTCGTTAATAGTTGGCTGAACAAGGGTATGACATCAACAGCCTTTGCATTTGCCACTGAACTTTAAACGGAAAACGGAAAACTGACAATCATTATGGCTCTACTAGGCAGTATGCTCAAAAACGGTATTCGGTTAACGAATGCCGTCAGGCTGCGAAAAATGACCGCGTTTAAGCAGCAACGCAAAGCCTTTCGCAAACTCATCAGCAAAGCACGGTTTACGGAGTTTGGTACGACCTACCACTTCGAAGAGCTGCTTAGTTCGACCGAGTTTGGGACACAACGGGAGTTTTACGAAAAATACAAACAGATTGTCCCCATTCACGATTACAACTCCATGTTCGATGGCTGGTGGAAACGTTCATTGGCGGGTGAAAAAGATATCGCCTGGCCAGGACGCGTAAAATATTTTGCGCTCAGTTCCGGCACATCAGAAGCAGCATCGAAATACATTCCGGTGACCAAATCGATGTCCAAAGCCATTCAGCGTTCCAGTATCCGCCAGATTCTGACGCTTGGTCGCTATCAGAACCTTCCCTCAACGCTTTACGAAAAAGGGTATCTGATGCTGGGCGGCAGTACAAATCTGAACGCACGCGAAGGGCACTTCGAAGGCGATCTGAGCGGCATTACAGCCAGCCAGATCCCGTTCTGGTTTCAGCGATTTTACAAACCCGGCCGGGAGATTGCGCAGGAACGGGATTGGGCGCTTAAACTGGATGAAATAACTGAGCAGGCAGGTAGTTGGGATATCGGCTATATCGTTGGTGTTCCGGCCTGGATTCAGTTGCTGATGGAGAAGATCATTGCCCGCTATAATGCCAAAACCATTCACGATGTCTGGCCGAACCTAATGGTTTTCTGTCACGGCGGGGTTTCGTTTGAACCGTATCGGAAAGGCTTTGAGAAACTGCTGGCCCATCCAATCACCTACATCGAAACCTATCTGGCCTCTGAAGGATTCATCGCCTATCAAACCCATCCTAATGCCGAAGGCATGCAGCTGGTGCTTAACAATGGTCTGTTTTTTGAATTCATTCCGTTTAATGAACAGAATTTCACGTCCGACGGCGAACTGGTTGCGAATCCCCAAACGCTGATGATCGATGAAGTAGACGAAGGCAAAGAATACGCCCTGCTGATTTCTACCTGTTCGGGAGCCTGGCGTTATTTAATAGGTGATACAATCCGGTTCGTCAGTAAAAAGCGGTCAGAAATTGTCATTACGGGCCGTACAAAGCACTTCCTGAGCCTGTGTGGTGAACATTTGTCTGTCGACAATATGAATAAAGCCATTGAGCTGGTTTCGCAGGAAATGGGCATTTCCATTCGGGAATTTACCGTGGCCGGCGTCTCCCACGACACTTTGTTCGCTCACCACTGGTACGTTGGAACGGATGACAGTGTAGATGCCAGTGATCTTCGCGACCGAATCGACGCGAAGCTAAAGGAACTCAACGATGATTACGCCGTTGAGCGTCGGCACGCCCTTAAAGAAATAACCGTCACGGTATTACCTGCTAAAACCTTTTATAACTGGATGGAATCAAGAGGAAAAATGGGCGGTCAGAACAAGTTTCCGCGTGTTCTGAAAAAGAACCTGATCGGTGAGTGGGAAAACTTTCTGAAAAGCCTATGATACAGGTGGCTGTTGCAAAAGTCTGGAATGGTTAAGATGTACTTGTGTACTGAGCCTGTATGGTCTAATTAACGAGTGATACCCATTTAATGGACAAGCTCTCGGCTGAATTGGCTTTTTATACAACTTATTTTTTTATCTCATACCATAATTCTACCATTCCGCTTTTATAGGCTGTTACCTCTTTTAGGTGTAATGGTTGTTCTTGTCCAATTTGCTCGAAAAACAGAGTCCCTTCACCTAAAAGAATAGGCAGAATTGACAGCCTTATTTCGTCCACTAAGTTTAACCGAATGAACTCTCTGGCCAGTATGGCACCACCGACAAGCCAGACATTTTTATAGTTTGGCTTTAATCGTTCGGTTACAAGTTGGGGCAGATCGCCTGAATACAATTCAATGTTTTTTCGCTCAATCGGTAGACTTCGATGAGTGACTACAATTGTCGGTACATCTCCGTAAGCCCATCCATACGCTTTTGACAGTTCCAGGGCGTGTTCGTAGGTGCGAGATCCCATGATATAGCAATCGATTGTTTTGAGAAATTCCTGCGTGGATTGCTCCGTAACTTCAACTCCTTTCTCGTAGTAGTCCGATGTATCAAACCATGAAACACTATTGTCT comes from Spirosoma aureum and encodes:
- a CDS encoding glycosyltransferase family 2 protein; this encodes MMSDSLVSVVVPLYNEADNVRPLLERIREALSTLRYELILVDDGSRDATVTIARQFADNRTKLIVLARNYGQTTALAAGVEAATGEYIVTLDGDLQNDPADIPVMLKLAQTENWDVVAGNRANRQDGFLLRKIPSRIANALIRRMTGVYLKDYGCTLKIFRREVAQKLGLYGELHRFIPVLAAMQGSRMTQIDVRHHPRIHGVSKYGLGRIGPVLNDLLVVLFLQRYFRRPMRLFGPVAAISLLLGVGVSLFLLVQKLFGEISNLTSWLILIAVLLLGGLNLLAFGFIAEIQMRTYFEAGHKPTYRIREVIQGQVCAD
- a CDS encoding GNAT family N-acetyltransferase → MPFKLRTATSADIPAIIRLQEQIWEPTYRPILSSEQIEYMFTTIYAPEALLEQMTTLGHTFVLLETEGDQQTTELKGFAAFAPYGPDNKIFKLHKIYVLPTQQGSGLGKTLMTEVETRCQSLGGEELLLNVNRYNKARTFYEKQGFRVLYEEDIAIGPYWMNDYVMSKPLGIQSASNPVSYDV
- the surE gene encoding 5'/3'-nucleotidase SurE; amino-acid sequence: MAEQKPLILITNDDGITSHGIRTLVELMKQVGSVVVVAPNSPQSGMGHAITISNPIRLYPSDIFGDVPAYECSGTPADCVKLAKHHVLKDRSPDLVVSGINHGSNSSISILYSGTMSAAIEAAIEGIPAIGFSLGDFTSKADFSHAHEHILSIVRMVLERGLQRGTALNVNFPAKAAEPLKGIRICRQANAKWQEVFDERRDPHGRRYFWLAGDFVNFDSHAEDTDEYALSQNYTSVVPCHYDLTSYGMLDELKNWNL
- a CDS encoding GH3 family domain-containing protein; translated protein: MALLGSMLKNGIRLTNAVRLRKMTAFKQQRKAFRKLISKARFTEFGTTYHFEELLSSTEFGTQREFYEKYKQIVPIHDYNSMFDGWWKRSLAGEKDIAWPGRVKYFALSSGTSEAASKYIPVTKSMSKAIQRSSIRQILTLGRYQNLPSTLYEKGYLMLGGSTNLNAREGHFEGDLSGITASQIPFWFQRFYKPGREIAQERDWALKLDEITEQAGSWDIGYIVGVPAWIQLLMEKIIARYNAKTIHDVWPNLMVFCHGGVSFEPYRKGFEKLLAHPITYIETYLASEGFIAYQTHPNAEGMQLVLNNGLFFEFIPFNEQNFTSDGELVANPQTLMIDEVDEGKEYALLISTCSGAWRYLIGDTIRFVSKKRSEIVITGRTKHFLSLCGEHLSVDNMNKAIELVSQEMGISIREFTVAGVSHDTLFAHHWYVGTDDSVDASDLRDRIDAKLKELNDDYAVERRHALKEITVTVLPAKTFYNWMESRGKMGGQNKFPRVLKKNLIGEWENFLKSL
- a CDS encoding dihydrofolate reductase family protein; the encoded protein is MEADSFTMTIHMVSSLDGIIAKKDNSVSWFDTSDYYEKGVEVTEQSTQEFLKTIDCYIMGSRTYEHALELSKAYGWAYGDVPTIVVTHRSLPIERKNIELYSGDLPQLVTERLKPNYKNVWLVGGAILAREFIRLNLVDEIRLSILPILLGEGTLFFEQIGQEQPLHLKEVTAYKSGMVELWYEIKK